The Gordonibacter urolithinfaciens genome contains a region encoding:
- a CDS encoding phenylacetate--CoA ligase family protein: MADLTAKGAALAAARAGDFAGLPVYDRARECAPREEVRALQLEKLKAQVAWTYDRVAWYRERMDALGVAPGDIRSLDDVRKLPFTDKSVLRDTFPYGLFAVPLDEVVELHASSGTTGKPIVVGYNAHDMDVWSDCIARLAQMAGVVPGDRVQMAFGYGMFTGGFGLHYGCQKLGCMMIPAGSGNTERHIAMIGDYGTTVLIATPSYALHMCEVGERLGFDWEASTLRVGLFGGEPCPPGLKAEIEERMHIVCTDNYGLTEVMGPGVSGECLAARDMQHIAEDHFLWEVVDPETGEPVGEGEMGELVLTPLDKQAIPVLRYRTHDLTRVVCEPCACGRTSARMQKVRARCDDMLIIRGTNVFPSQVEDVLSGIRGVTPHYRIVVETANGLDRMTVHVELKPEAFSDSFEEMEGLRRAIEEKLKGVLLVGVRVKLVEPGGIERTTGKAKHVEDLRK, from the coding sequence GTGGCAGACCTGACCGCGAAGGGAGCCGCTCTTGCGGCGGCCCGCGCCGGCGACTTCGCCGGCCTGCCCGTCTACGACCGCGCCAGGGAGTGCGCACCGCGCGAGGAGGTGCGCGCGCTCCAGCTGGAGAAGCTGAAGGCCCAGGTGGCTTGGACCTACGATCGCGTGGCGTGGTACCGCGAGCGCATGGACGCCCTCGGCGTGGCGCCGGGAGACATCCGCTCGCTCGACGACGTGCGCAAGCTGCCGTTCACGGACAAGTCCGTGCTGCGCGACACGTTTCCCTACGGTCTGTTCGCTGTGCCGCTCGACGAGGTAGTGGAGCTGCACGCCTCTTCCGGCACGACCGGCAAGCCCATCGTCGTGGGCTACAACGCGCACGACATGGACGTGTGGAGCGACTGCATCGCACGCCTGGCGCAGATGGCGGGCGTCGTGCCCGGCGACCGCGTGCAGATGGCGTTCGGCTACGGCATGTTCACCGGAGGTTTCGGCCTGCACTACGGCTGCCAGAAGCTCGGCTGCATGATGATCCCCGCCGGCTCGGGCAACACCGAGCGGCACATCGCCATGATAGGGGACTACGGCACCACGGTGCTCATTGCCACGCCCTCCTACGCCCTGCATATGTGCGAGGTGGGGGAGCGGCTGGGATTCGACTGGGAGGCGTCCACGCTGCGCGTGGGCCTGTTCGGGGGCGAGCCGTGCCCGCCGGGCCTCAAGGCCGAGATCGAGGAGCGCATGCACATCGTATGTACCGACAACTACGGCCTGACCGAGGTCATGGGCCCGGGCGTGTCGGGCGAGTGCCTGGCGGCACGCGACATGCAGCATATCGCCGAGGACCATTTCCTGTGGGAGGTCGTGGATCCCGAGACCGGCGAGCCGGTGGGCGAGGGCGAGATGGGCGAGCTCGTGCTCACGCCGCTCGACAAGCAGGCCATCCCCGTGCTGCGCTACCGCACGCACGACCTGACGCGCGTGGTATGCGAGCCTTGCGCCTGCGGCCGCACGAGCGCGCGCATGCAGAAGGTGCGCGCCCGCTGCGACGATATGCTCATCATCCGCGGCACGAACGTGTTCCCGAGCCAGGTGGAGGACGTGCTCTCCGGCATCCGGGGCGTCACGCCGCACTACCGCATCGTCGTGGAGACGGCGAACGGCCTCGACAGGATGACGGTGCACGTGGAGCTGAAGCCCGAGGCGTTCTCGGACTCGTTCGAGGAGATGGAGGGCCTGCGGCGCGCCATAGAGGAGAAGCTCAAGGGCGTGCTCCTGGTGGGCGTGCGCGTGAAGCTGGTGGAGCCGGGCGGCATCGAGCGCACCACCGGCAAGGCCAAGCACGTGGAAGACCTGAGGAAGTAG
- a CDS encoding D-alanyl-D-alanine carboxypeptidase family protein: MTWTNTIKQTVKARRAGLVACALAFTLAWGVAAPAPALADVRKADVVYGQTVEARDLSVAQCPNIDAEYALVMDADGTVYFERNATSPTQIASITKVMTAIVALDAVASGAVSLDSTVTVSAAAAAVGESSAGLQEGDAMPLEVALKALLVPSGNDAAVAIAETIGGSEDAFVASMNAKAAELGCTDTVFENPHGLDDGEFAGDQHSCAADVAKMARYAMRNETFRTIVGGGDTGIVVDRADGTRATIELESTDELMDYYDKAIGIKTGFTALAGPSFAGAASNGELELYAIVIHSTSEAQRFNDAETLFEWVYGHEMDYPLANSAQTTSMTAGGQTSEVPVVAEVPHTEWIDKTVKATLSDPEASVRIFDLNGNVSQSLEFDEVKGDVKAGDKVGTITFKQRNATIATLDLVACEDVAAPDVFQGIGIWWDRLFRGLSGQPQAASAVTLNETPLVVDKTAVAG; encoded by the coding sequence ATGACCTGGACTAACACGATAAAGCAGACCGTGAAGGCACGGCGCGCGGGCCTGGTGGCTTGCGCGCTCGCCTTCACGCTTGCCTGGGGCGTTGCCGCGCCCGCACCGGCGCTCGCCGATGTGCGCAAGGCCGACGTCGTCTACGGCCAGACGGTGGAGGCGCGCGACCTGTCGGTGGCGCAGTGCCCGAACATCGACGCGGAGTACGCGCTGGTCATGGACGCGGACGGCACCGTCTACTTCGAGCGCAACGCCACCAGCCCCACGCAGATCGCCTCCATCACGAAGGTCATGACGGCCATCGTGGCGCTGGATGCCGTGGCTTCCGGCGCCGTGTCGCTCGATTCGACCGTTACCGTCTCGGCGGCCGCCGCGGCGGTGGGCGAATCGTCGGCAGGGTTGCAGGAGGGCGACGCCATGCCGCTCGAGGTGGCGCTCAAGGCGCTGCTCGTGCCGTCGGGCAACGACGCCGCCGTGGCCATCGCCGAGACGATCGGCGGCAGCGAGGACGCGTTCGTGGCCTCCATGAACGCGAAGGCGGCGGAACTCGGCTGCACCGACACCGTGTTCGAGAACCCGCACGGCTTGGACGACGGCGAGTTCGCCGGCGACCAGCACAGCTGCGCCGCCGACGTGGCGAAGATGGCCCGGTACGCCATGAGGAACGAGACGTTCCGGACCATCGTCGGCGGCGGCGACACGGGCATCGTGGTGGATCGCGCGGACGGCACGAGGGCCACCATCGAGCTGGAGTCCACCGACGAGCTCATGGACTACTACGACAAGGCCATCGGCATCAAGACCGGCTTCACGGCGCTCGCAGGCCCCTCGTTCGCCGGCGCGGCGAGCAACGGCGAGCTGGAGCTCTACGCCATCGTCATCCACTCGACGTCCGAGGCGCAGCGCTTCAACGACGCCGAGACGCTGTTCGAGTGGGTCTACGGGCACGAGATGGACTATCCGCTGGCCAACAGCGCCCAGACGACCTCCATGACGGCGGGTGGCCAGACGTCCGAAGTGCCCGTGGTGGCCGAGGTGCCGCACACGGAATGGATCGACAAGACCGTGAAGGCCACGCTCTCCGACCCCGAGGCGTCGGTGCGCATATTCGACCTGAACGGCAACGTGAGCCAGTCGCTCGAGTTCGACGAGGTCAAGGGCGACGTGAAGGCCGGCGACAAGGTGGGTACGATCACGTTCAAGCAGCGCAACGCCACCATCGCCACGCTCGACCTCGTGGCCTGCGAGGACGTGGCGGCGCCCGACGTGTTCCAGGGCATCGGCATCTGGTGGGACCGCCTGTTCAGGGGCCTGTCCGGCCAGCCCCAGGCCGCCTCGGCCGTCACGCTGAACGAGACGCCGCTCGTCGTAGACAAGACCGCCGTCGCCGGCTAG
- a CDS encoding amino acid-binding protein — MIDQLTVFLENEKGRLAAACQTLADAGINLHALNLADTADFGVVRLLCDTPEAASGALKAAGYRAAVTPVLGVRVPNVPGGLAKLLSFMDEQEANIEYGYCFSVNENVAIDVLKVDGDSGIEEKLKAAGFEPVRPEDIYDLD; from the coding sequence ATGATCGACCAGCTGACCGTGTTCCTGGAGAACGAGAAGGGGCGCCTGGCCGCCGCCTGCCAGACCCTCGCCGACGCGGGCATCAACCTGCATGCGCTGAACCTGGCCGACACGGCCGACTTCGGCGTCGTGCGCCTGCTGTGCGACACGCCCGAGGCGGCGTCCGGCGCGCTCAAGGCCGCCGGCTACCGTGCGGCCGTGACCCCCGTGCTGGGCGTGCGCGTGCCCAACGTGCCGGGCGGCCTGGCCAAGCTGCTTTCCTTCATGGACGAGCAGGAAGCCAACATAGAGTACGGCTATTGTTTTTCCGTGAACGAGAACGTTGCCATTGACGTGCTCAAGGTGGACGGCGATAGTGGGATCGAGGAGAAGCTGAAAGCTGCCGGTTTCGAGCCGGTACGACCCGAAGACATCTATGACCTGGACTAA
- a CDS encoding indolepyruvate oxidoreductase subunit beta, with product MSNENATTVLLCGVGGQGTILAADLLAHAALEAGTSVKVSEIHGMAQRGGAVTTVVRFGDEVSSMVCDPGTADCVVSFETTEALRNLSFLAEDGYLLVADEAIKPLPVATGRASMPARARETLADRGATLIPAGELAREAGSAKSVNVVLLGALSTRLPFAVGAWERVLADRVPPKTVEANLAAFRAGRAFALPADGAEGVREA from the coding sequence ATGAGTAACGAGAACGCGACCACCGTGCTGCTCTGCGGCGTGGGCGGCCAGGGCACCATCCTGGCAGCCGACCTTCTGGCCCATGCGGCACTCGAGGCCGGCACCTCGGTGAAGGTGTCGGAGATCCACGGCATGGCCCAGCGCGGCGGCGCCGTGACCACCGTGGTGCGCTTCGGCGACGAGGTGTCCTCCATGGTGTGCGACCCCGGAACGGCCGACTGCGTCGTGTCGTTCGAGACGACCGAGGCGCTGCGCAACCTGTCGTTTTTGGCCGAGGACGGCTACCTGCTGGTGGCCGACGAGGCCATAAAGCCGCTGCCCGTTGCCACGGGGCGCGCCTCCATGCCCGCCCGGGCCCGCGAGACGCTCGCCGACAGGGGAGCCACGCTCATCCCGGCAGGGGAGCTGGCCCGCGAGGCGGGCAGCGCCAAGTCGGTGAACGTCGTGCTGCTGGGCGCGCTGTCCACGCGGCTGCCGTTTGCCGTCGGGGCATGGGAGCGCGTCTTGGCCGACCGCGTGCCGCCCAAGACCGTGGAGGCGAACCTGGCGGCATTCCGCGCCGGTCGCGCGTTCGCCCTGCCAGCCGACGGCGCGGAGGGGGTGCGGGAAGCATGA
- a CDS encoding thiamine pyrophosphate-dependent enzyme, producing MELMSGNEAIAQGAWEAGAHIGVAYPGTPSTETLEAFAKKDGVYAEWCVNEKVAVEVGVGASAAGARVLSTMKHVGVNVAADPLFTAAYTGVGGGLVVLAADDPGMYSSQNEQDSHHYARAAHIPMLDPADSAEALRFTREAYELSERFDVPVFIRSTVRVSHTKTPVEPGPRAQAALKPYEKDAAKWVMMPAFAKPRRRDQLARVEALRAWAETCPYNEVVRRGDAVGVVCAGAVYQHVVEALPDASVFKLGCTWPLPAEALRAFAASVEALYVVEEASEYLTESVRALGIEAAPFAHPLPADGELTPGLVRAAFGLAEPPHAPTPEGLPGRPPALCPGCPHRLVFKELTRLKAIVTGDIGCYTLGALPPLSAMDTCVDMGASVSMAHGFELALAGTEHRPVVAVIGDSTFAHSGLSSLISTVYNRGGGTVCVLDNRTTAMTGRQGNPFNGETLQKRPSRELDLEGVVRALGVEDVRTVDPHDARAVRAALKDATGTDELSVLVFRAPCVLLDRTRKPAFLVTGACTACGVCPTLGCPAIAKDAGTGCASIDPGLCIGCGQCAQYCAFNAIEQPEGGSHE from the coding sequence ATGGAATTGATGTCAGGAAACGAAGCCATCGCCCAGGGGGCATGGGAGGCCGGCGCGCACATCGGCGTCGCCTATCCCGGCACGCCCTCAACCGAGACGCTCGAGGCGTTCGCCAAGAAGGACGGCGTGTACGCCGAGTGGTGCGTGAACGAGAAGGTGGCCGTCGAGGTGGGGGTGGGAGCCTCCGCCGCGGGCGCGCGCGTGCTGTCCACCATGAAGCACGTGGGCGTGAACGTGGCGGCCGACCCGCTGTTCACCGCCGCCTACACGGGCGTGGGGGGCGGCCTGGTGGTGCTGGCCGCCGACGACCCCGGCATGTACTCGTCGCAGAACGAGCAGGACTCGCACCACTACGCCCGCGCGGCGCACATCCCCATGCTCGATCCCGCCGACTCCGCCGAGGCGCTGCGCTTCACGCGAGAGGCCTACGAGCTGTCCGAGCGCTTCGACGTGCCGGTGTTCATCCGCTCCACGGTGCGCGTGTCGCACACGAAGACGCCGGTGGAGCCCGGCCCGCGCGCCCAGGCAGCGCTCAAGCCCTACGAGAAGGACGCGGCGAAGTGGGTCATGATGCCCGCCTTCGCCAAACCGCGCCGCCGCGACCAGCTGGCGCGCGTCGAGGCGCTGCGCGCGTGGGCCGAGACGTGCCCCTACAACGAGGTCGTGCGCCGCGGCGACGCCGTGGGCGTCGTGTGCGCGGGCGCCGTGTACCAGCATGTGGTCGAGGCGCTGCCGGACGCGTCGGTTTTCAAGCTGGGCTGCACCTGGCCGCTGCCCGCCGAGGCGCTGCGCGCCTTCGCCGCGAGCGTTGAGGCGCTCTACGTGGTGGAGGAGGCGTCCGAGTACCTGACCGAAAGCGTGCGCGCGCTGGGTATCGAGGCAGCCCCGTTCGCGCATCCGCTGCCGGCCGACGGCGAGCTCACGCCCGGGCTCGTCCGCGCCGCCTTCGGGCTCGCGGAGCCCCCGCACGCCCCGACGCCCGAGGGCCTTCCCGGCCGCCCGCCGGCGCTCTGCCCCGGCTGCCCGCACCGCCTGGTGTTCAAGGAGCTCACGCGCCTCAAGGCCATCGTCACCGGCGACATCGGCTGCTACACGCTGGGCGCGCTGCCGCCGCTGTCCGCCATGGACACGTGCGTGGACATGGGCGCGTCGGTGTCGATGGCGCACGGCTTCGAGCTGGCGCTGGCGGGGACGGAGCATCGCCCGGTGGTGGCCGTCATCGGGGACTCCACGTTCGCGCATTCGGGCCTGTCGTCGCTCATCTCCACCGTGTACAACCGCGGCGGGGGCACGGTGTGCGTGCTCGACAACCGCACGACGGCCATGACGGGCCGCCAAGGCAACCCCTTCAACGGCGAGACGCTGCAGAAGCGCCCGAGCCGCGAGCTGGACCTGGAGGGCGTCGTGCGCGCGCTGGGCGTGGAGGACGTGCGCACCGTCGACCCGCACGATGCGCGTGCCGTGCGCGCAGCGCTCAAGGACGCCACGGGCACCGACGAGCTGTCCGTGCTCGTGTTCCGCGCGCCCTGCGTGCTGCTCGACCGCACGCGCAAGCCGGCCTTCCTGGTCACGGGGGCCTGCACGGCGTGCGGCGTGTGCCCGACGCTCGGCTGCCCGGCCATCGCCAAGGACGCCGGAACGGGCTGCGCCAGCATCGATCCGGGCCTGTGCATCGGGTGCGGCCAGTGCGCCCAGTACTGCGCCTTCAACGCTATCGAGCAGCCGGAAGGGGGCTCCCATGAGTAA
- a CDS encoding FHA domain-containing protein produces MTERCPVCNNELAPDDAACPHCGFKLLGSTQRFAPVALPDESFSPEAKPAAAAALRVVRGPQTGVVIQLGDAPQTIGRSPQRDVFLNDMTVSREHALIEPCEGGYAIHDTNSFNGVWVNNDSVDAPRKLCNGDVIQIGAFCLLYQEE; encoded by the coding sequence ATGACCGAGAGATGCCCCGTATGCAACAACGAGCTGGCGCCTGACGACGCGGCGTGCCCGCACTGCGGCTTCAAGCTGCTCGGCTCCACGCAGCGCTTCGCCCCCGTGGCGCTGCCCGACGAGTCGTTCTCGCCCGAGGCCAAGCCCGCCGCAGCAGCAGCCCTGCGCGTCGTGCGCGGCCCGCAGACCGGCGTGGTCATCCAGCTGGGCGACGCGCCGCAGACCATCGGCCGCAGTCCCCAGCGCGACGTGTTCCTGAACGACATGACCGTGTCGCGCGAGCACGCGCTCATCGAGCCGTGCGAGGGCGGCTACGCCATCCATGACACGAATTCCTTCAACGGCGTGTGGGTGAACAACGACAGCGTGGACGCCCCGCGCAAGCTGTGCAATGGCGACGTGATCCAGATAGGCGCGTTCTGCCTGCTGTACCAGGAGGAATAG
- a CDS encoding amino acid-binding protein: MSVQQISVFLESQPGHLRRVLDAFEDAHVSVRGYSASDTGDYGIVRFIVDDPLRALDVLVDMGAAATTTDVLCARLNDEPGELARVMGVMADCGINVTYSYSLISTYIALSVKDLARAEQLLAGEPVELIGQDDLARALGSDGPSATACTEGR, from the coding sequence ATGAGCGTTCAGCAGATCAGCGTGTTCCTGGAAAGCCAGCCGGGGCATCTGCGCCGTGTGCTCGACGCGTTCGAGGACGCGCACGTGAGCGTGCGCGGCTACAGCGCCTCCGACACGGGAGACTACGGCATCGTGCGTTTCATCGTGGACGACCCCCTGCGCGCGCTGGACGTGCTCGTGGACATGGGTGCCGCCGCCACGACGACCGATGTGCTGTGCGCGCGCCTGAACGACGAGCCGGGCGAGCTCGCACGGGTCATGGGCGTCATGGCCGACTGCGGCATCAACGTCACGTACAGCTACTCGCTCATATCCACCTATATCGCGCTGTCCGTGAAGGACCTTGCGCGCGCGGAGCAGCTGCTGGCGGGCGAGCCGGTGGAGCTCATCGGTCAGGACGACCTGGCGCGGGCGCTCGGCTCCGACGGCCCCAGCGCCACGGCGTGCACCGAGGGGCGGTGA